A single window of Ctenopharyngodon idella isolate HZGC_01 chromosome 24, HZGC01, whole genome shotgun sequence DNA harbors:
- the LOC127507468 gene encoding beta-2 adrenergic receptor-like translates to MNISQSSAGLGTVLPLTSFENVLLFLFNVILATAIIFLNVSVFLSIMMNRSLRSENRFMYMLSTCLSDICSGVSYYYAGVLDVRDYYDSPTRTFYIVPTFLGLSYMAILAAQADRYHAVSAPFKYSQRMTRNRTLLVILAYWIYAFLIVAVSNLVTLGVAKKVTSFGTFVANIFTVIIMIGLNVRLFFIAKFQLEREPPSAERDNKSASIYLIIIVAVCFLIAWLPIFLHVIACNFAGSTCYTFRNEGSDPLRILPRVNAVLTPLLYIRGCSALRSTLLSKVWRTKCCKRKSVNPLSV, encoded by the exons ATGAATATTTCTCAGAGTAGTGCGGGTCTTGGCACCGTGCTGCCTCTTACTAGTTTCGAGAACGTGCTTTTGTTTCTCTTCAATGTAATCCTCGCCACCGCCATCATTTTCCTCAACGTGTCCGTGTTTCTGTCCATCATGATGAACAGATCCCTGCGCAGCGAGAACCGCTTCATGTACATGCTCAGCACGTGTCTCAGTGACATCTGCTCGGGCGTCTCGTATTATTATGCTGGAGTTCTGGATGTACGCGATTATTATGACTCTCCGACACGCACTTTCTATATCGTTCCCACTTTTCTGGGTCTGTCCTATATGGCGATTCTGGCCGCGCAGGCGGACCGTTACCACGCGGTCTCAGCGCCTTTCAAATACTCGCAGCGCATGACCCGAAACAGAACCCTGCTGGTGATTCTGGCCTACTGGATTTATGCTTTTTTGATTGTGGCTGTTAGTAATTTGGTGACTCTGGGTGTCGCTAAGAAAGTGACGAGCTTTGGTACTTTTGTGGCGAACATTTTCACCGTCATTATTATGATTGGTTTGAACGTCAGGCTGTTTTTCATCGCCAAATTCCAGCTAGAACGCGAACCGCCGAGCGCGGAAAGGGACAACAAGAGCGCGTCTATTTACCTCATCATAATAGTGGCTGTATGTTTTTTGATCGCGTGGTTGCCAATTTTTCTTCATGTTATTGCGTGTAATTTCGCGGGGTCCACGTGCTATACGTTCAGAAATGAGGGTTCAGACCCTCTGCGCATTCTGCCACGGGTAAATGCAGTTCTGACTCCCTTATTGTATATCAGGGGCTGTTCTGCACTAAGGAGCACCCTACTAAGTAAAGTCTGGAGAACAAAATGCTGCAAGAGGAAAAG tgtgaaCCCTCTGTCAGTATAA
- the LOC127507512 gene encoding melanocortin receptor 4-like, translating into MNISQSSAGLGTVLPLTSFENVLLFLFNVIHATAIIFLNVSVFLSIMMNRSLRSENRFMYMLSTCLSDICSGVSYYYVGVLDVRDYYDSPTRTFYIVPTFLGLSYMAILAAQADRYHAVSAPFKYSQRMTRNRTLLVILAYWLYAFLMVAVNNVVTMGVAEKVTGFGTFVANIFTVIIMIGLNFKLFFIARFQLEREPPSAERDNKRASIYLIIIVAMCFLIAWLPLFLHSTVCTFRGTPCYLFKNNGTDPLRILSRLNAIITPLLYIRGCTALRSTILIKVWRTPCYRMKGVNPQTVEKTEDHKQNDF; encoded by the exons ATGAATATTTCTCAGAGTAGTGCGGGTCTTGGCACCGTGCTGCCTCTTACTAGTTTCGAGAACGTGCTTTTGTTTCTCTTCAACGTAATTCACGCCACCGCCATCATTTTCCTCAACGTGTCCGTGTTTCTGTCCATCATGATGAACAGATCCCTGCGCAGCGAGAACCGCTTCATGTACATGCTCAGCACGTGTCTCAGTGACATCTGCTCGGGCGTCTCGTATTATTATGTTGGAGTTCTGGATGTACGCGATTATTATGACTCTCCGACTCGCACTTTCTATATCGTTCCCACTTTTCTGGGTCTGTCCTATATGGCGATTCTGGCCGCGCAGGCGGACCGTTACCACGCGGTCTCAGCGCCTTTCAAATACTCGCAGCGCATGACCCGAAACAGAACCCTGCTGGTGATTCTGGCCTACTGGCTTTATGCTTTTTTGATGGTGGCTGTTAATAATGTGGTGACTATGGGGGTCGCTGAAAAAGTGACGGGCTTTGGTACTTTTGTGGCGAACATTTTCACCGTCATTATCATGATTGGCTTGAACTTCAAGCTGTTTTTCATCGCCAGATTTCAGCTAGAACGCGAACCGCCGAGCGCGGAACGGGACAACAAGCGCGCGTCCATTTACCTCATAATAATAGTAGCCATGTGTTTTCTGATCGCGTGGTTGCCATTGTTTCTTCATTCAACTGTGTGCACTTTTAGGGGGACCCCGTGTtatctgtttaaaaataacGGCACAGACCCTCTGCGCATTTTGTCACGTCTCAATGCGATCATCACACCCTTATTGTATATCAGGGGCTGCACTGCACTCAGGAGCACTATATTAATTAAAGTCTGGAGAACACCATGCTACAGGATGAAAGG AGTGAACCCGCAGACTGTGGAGAAAACTGAAGACCACaagcaaaatgacttttaa
- the LOC127507709 gene encoding melanocortin receptor 4-like encodes MNISQSSAGLGTVLPLTSFENVLLFLFNVILATAIIFLNVSVFLSIVMNRSLRSENRFMYMLSTCLSDICSGVSYYYVGVLDVRDYYDSPTRTFYIVPTFLGLSYMAILAAQADRYHAVSAPFKYSQRMTRNRTLLVILAYWIYAFLIVAVNNLVTMGVAKIVTGYGTFVANFFTVIIMIGLNFKLFFIARFQLQREPPSAERDNKRASIYLIIIVAMCFLIAWLPLFLHVIVCTFRGTPCYPFKNDGTDPLRILARLNAIITPLLYIRGCTALRSTLLSKVWRTQCCRMKG; translated from the coding sequence ATGAATATTTCTCAGAGTAGTGCGGGTCTTGGCACCGTGCTGCCTCTTACTAGTTTCGAGAACGTGCTTTTGTTTCTCTTCAATGTAATCCTCGCCACCGCCATCATTTTCCTCAACGTGTCCGTGTTTCTGTCCATCGTGATGAACAGATCCCTGCGCAGCGAGAACCGCTTCATGTACATGCTCAGCACGTGTCTCAGTGACATCTGCTCGGGCGTCTCGTATTATTATGTTGGAGTTCTGGATGTACGCGATTATTATGACTCTCCGACTCGCACTTTCTATATCGTTCCCACTTTTCTGGGTCTGTCCTATATGGCGATTCTGGCCGCGCAGGCGGACCGTTACCACGCGGTCTCAGCGCCTTTCAAATACTCGCAGCGCATGACCCGAAACAGAACCCTGCTGGTGATTCTGGCCTACTGGATTTATGCTTTTTTGATTGTGGCGGTTAATAATTTGGTGACTATGGGGGTCGCTAAGATAGTAACGGGCTATGGTACTTTTGTGGCGAACTTTTTCACCGTCATTATCATGATTGGTTTGAACTTCAAGCTGTTTTTCATCGCCAGATTTCAGCTACAGCGCGAACCGCCGAGCGCGGAACGGGACAACAAGCGCGCGTCCATTTACCTCATCATAATAGTGGCCATGTGTTTTCTGATCGCGTGGTTGCCattgtttcttcatgtaattgTGTGTACTTTTAGGGGGACCCCGTGCTATCCGTTTAAAAATGATGGCACAGACCCTTTGCGCATTTTGGCACGTCTCAATGCGATCATCACACCCTTATTGTATATCAGGGGCTGTACTGCACTCAGGAGCACCCTGCTAAGTAAAGTCTGGAGAACACAATGCTGCAGGATGAAAGGGTAa
- the LOC127507710 gene encoding melanocortin receptor 4-like, with translation MNISQSSAGLGTVLPLTSFENVLLFLFNVIHATAIIFFNVSVFLSIMMNRSLRSENRFMYMLSTCLSDICSGVSYYYVGVLDVRDYYDSPTRTFYIAPVFLGLSYMAILAAQADRYHAVSAPFKYSQRMTRNRTLLVILAYWLYAFLIVAVNNLVTMGVAKTVTGYGTFVANFFTVIIMIGLNFKLFFIARFQLEREPPSAERDNKRASIYLIIIVAMCFLIAWLPLFLHVIVCTFRGTPCYPFKNDGTDPVRILARLNAIITPLLYIRGCTALRSTLLSKVWRTQCCRMKG, from the coding sequence ATGAATATTTCTCAGAGTAGTGCGGGTCTTGGCACCGTGCTGCCTCTTACTAGTTTCGAGAACGTGCTTTTGTTTCTCTTCAACGTAATTCACGCCACCGCCATCATTTTCTTCAACGTGTCCGTGTTTCTGTCCATCATGATGAACAGATCCCTGCGCAGCGAGAACCGCTTCATGTACATGCTCAGCACGTGTCTCAGTGACATCTGCTCGGGCGTCTCGTATTATTATGTTGGAGTTCTGGATGTACGCGATTATTATGACTCTCCGACTCGCACTTTTTACATCGCTCCCGTTTTTCTGGGTCTGTCCTATATGGCGATTCTGGCCGCGCAGGCGGACCGTTACCACGCGGTCTCAGCGCCTTTCAAATACTCGCAGCGCATGACCCGAAACAGAACCCTGCTGGTGATTCTGGCCTACTGGCTTTATGCTTTTTTGATTGTGGCGGTTAATAATTTGGTGACTATGGGGGTCGCTAAGACAGTAACGGGCTATGGTACTTTTGTGGCGAACTTTTTCACCGTCATTATCATGATTGGCTTGAACTTCAAGCTGTTTTTCATCGCCAGATTTCAGCTAGAACGCGAACCGCCGAGCGCGGAACGGGACAACAAGCGCGCGTCCATTTACCTCATCATAATAGTGGCCATGTGTTTTCTGATCGCGTGGTTGCCattgtttcttcatgtaattgTGTGTACTTTTAGGGGGACCCCATGCTATCCGTTTAAAAATGATGGCACAGACCCTGTGCGCATTTTGGCACGTCTCAATGCGATCATCACACCCTTATTGTATATCAGGGGCTGTACTGCACTCAGGAGCACCCTGCTAAGTAAAGTCTGGAGAACACAATGCTGCAGAATGAAAGGGTAa